GTCTTTCAGTACTCCACGAATTCTGGCCTGACGTGGACGAACGTTCAATATTTCGCCTACAATCAGTACACAACAGTCCGTTTCATATCCATTCCCATGCCTCAGGGAGCAAAGACAACGAGCACGCGCTTCCGTTGGTGGCAGCCGAGCAATAGCGGTCTCGGACGCGACAATTGGGCACTTGACAACGTCTACATTGACGACGGCATGCCGTTGCGAATGATCCAGGAAAACTTTGATCCAATCCAACCGAATCGGTGGCTCTTCAACCCGAGCTCGAGCAGTGCGCCGTTTTGCGGTCGAAACACGTCGATTCTCTCTTTCCAAACGGGAACGGATTCGGCGGTTCATTCTGCCGTTACGAAGAGCATGAACTTGTCACCCGGTGATATGATTCAATTTGAAGTAAGGAAggaatttctctctttcacAGGCGTTCAGCTTCTAATGTATTTCCTTAGATAAACGTTGGTTGCACTACAAACTCGGGTACGTCGTCTCCGGTCACGTTGGCATACGCCctcggatcgtcgtcgtcatggccGACGTTGCAAACCCAGTGCGGCTTTCGATGGTATTCCAAGCCCTCCGACTGTCCGACGCCTCAGTGGGAAAGTGTCTATAACGCCGACTTGACGTCTTCAAACTGGCTTCGAGTTACGGTGAAAATTCCAAAAGGAGCCATTTCAGGGTAAAAAGGCGTTATCTTGAAAGTGGAATCACTAGCTGATTGtcactttctcttttagGGCAACGAGATTTTCTTGGTATCAATCGAACACGGCTTCAAGCCCCGTTCCCAGTTGGGCAATTTCCAACGTTTACATTGGCCCGCCGTGTCCGAGCCTTTGCAGCGGGCACGGTCAATGCTATTTTGATGCGAAATCCCGAGTACCGACTTGCCGCTGCGATTCCGGCTTTGGTGGACTTGACTGTCGCACGCCGGCTCAGTCTTTGCCAGTGACCTTGAAGGATACGTTCGAAAATGGCAGGGATCCTTCCAAATGGATTGCCTGGTACGGAGGGAACCAGGGAATAGGTTGCCGTacaatcgtcgacggctcgtcgctcgtcttcaATCAGGCGGGATTGCGACTGGCAATGACAGTCGACATGGACACTACAAAGACGAGGTACGAGAGTTAGTAACAGAATGTCGCAAGGAACTCAATACTTTTTTTGTTCTCAGATATATGCAGTTTTCTTTGAGAATGGGAGTCAGTagttcggacgcttcgtgTGCGTACCCGTCGACTACCGAGCAGggccttcttcttctctattCACTCGATGGCGGCTTATCGTGGTCATCGATGGCGAGTTTCAATTACTACGGCTACCGATCTGTTAAAAGTTATCAAGCGAAATTGCCGTCGAACGCGCGAACCGCATGGACTCGCTTTGCCTGGTGGCAACCGCTCAATTCCGGTAAAGGAAAATCTGGTTGGGCCATTGACAACGTCTATATCGGAGGATCGGACACCAATCCCGACGTTTTAATGGATACCTTTGATCCAATTACCGAGAGCAATTGGGTTTTCTATCAGAGCGCAAGTGTGAGCGGCTACTGTAGATCAGACGGTCATGCGCTTGCCTTTAGGTATGCCCGGGAGAAATCATTTTGATTTAGGTTAACGGTTTTCTGTAGTGGCAGCACGACTACCAGAAATGCTATTACTAGAGAAGTTAACTTAGTTTCTCTGCCTGCTGTAGCCTTCTCTTGGAGCGGCGGCTCTACAAGGCATGAATAATCGTCACCCGTTTCGTCGCACCTCTTTTGTaacaattgtttttttacaGTGCTTTTAGTACTGTCAGTGGAGCAGTTATCGGAAAACCGTGCACGGTTGTCGGTCCggacgttctcttcttctccggcGGCAACGATCCGAAAGTGACGACCAGACAGGCCATTACTCCCGACTTGAATACAACGTCAATGGATTTCATCGAATTTTACATCGTCATTGGTAGCATTTCGTTTTTAATAGTCTTTTTAAGTTGTTACGATGCGCTCTAGGCGGCAGCGGTCAAGGTTGCGATAGCGTTGAAAACGTCAACGAAGGAGTCGTACTCTCCTATTCTACCAATTCTGGCGCCACGTGGACCGTTCTCAAGAATTTGGCTTACGATGGATACAACTCGTACACGAAAGTTCAAGTGAATCTTGTACCGGCAGCTAAAGCGAAGGCGGCCCGTTTCCGTTGGATGCAGACGTCGTACAGCACCTCGCAGGCGGACACGTGGGCCGTCGGAAACGTAAGGCAAAGAGGAAATGATAGGCTGCGACTGTACGACTGTCATCTTGTATAGATAACTGTTCAACAATCTCCCAAGGGACAGAAGTATCAGATTCAGTTTGACGTCAAGTTTGGATGCAATTCTCCAGCGTCTTCGTCCTACCTCACCGTCGAAATCATGAACGACATCACGTCAAGCAGCACGTGGAAAGAAGGCGTGACGTACTGCCGTCCTCGTGGTGGAAGCACGAGCGGCGGCGTGTCTCTCTGTCCGGCGGCACCGACCTACCCGTCACCGTTTCGCTTCTATTGGCAAGCCACTCAGGGATGGCAGCGAGTCACTCTCTCATTGGAGCAGACCGTTGTACCGCTAACGCCGTACACCTCATTCCGAATCTCCCAGGTATGATATGTATTTTTTTGGTCTGCGTCTTTATCTCTTAACTGTTCTTTCTGGGCAGAACGCTTTCTCAGCCAACCAACAGTCGTTTGCCATCGATAATGTCTACGTCGGTCCAGAATGTCCAAACTTTTGTTCGGGTCACGGAAAATGCAACGTATGTTTTTTGCTGAATTGCGTGTCTAAAAATAACACATGCTCGTCTTTTGCAGCGCGGAACTTGCCAGTGCGATTTCTTGTATTCCGGACCGGCTTGCAATGTTGTAGCCGGCGGCTTTCCGCAATTAATCTCCGACGACTTCTCTGCGCCGtggacgtcgaatcgacgcaatCAGTGGCTGACAGTGGCAGGTGGCGTCATTGCCGGTTCTTGCACATCTTTATCGGGAGTGACGAACACTCAAACGCGTAAGCTCTAGCTTAAGTCGTTTTCCTATCGTTTTGCATTCTGTTTTCACcagtttcgtcgtcggttcgTGTCAGTGTCAATCGGGTTGAAATAAGGCGAACAAATGGTCAGTGGGGACAAGTTTGTGCCGACGGATgggacgacaacgacgccaCTGTTTTCTGTCGACAACGTGGCTATTCGACGGGAAAAGCGTCGAATGCTGGTCCACTGACGAGCTCCGCCTGGATATCAAACGTCCAGTGTACCGGGTCAGAAATCGAGATTCTCAAATGCACTCGATTGGCGGACTGGGGCACGACCGCGTGCGTCAGCAGCAGCGCAGCCGGAGCGACTTGCAGTGGAAGTAGGAACAAGCATTATGTAATGCATAGCATGTGTAATACTCCGTCTTGTAGCCTTGAGTTTCACTCGGCTCGTCGGAGGCTCGACGGCTAATAAAGGACGACTCGAAGTTTTCTACAGCAACCAGTGGGGAACTGTGTGCGACGACTCCTTTGGCTTggtcgacgcgaacgccgcctgTCGCTCTCTCGGATACGTCGGCGCAATCAGCTATGCTGGCTCTGCCGCTTTTGGCCAAGGAACGGGAAAAACGTGGATGGACAACGTCGCATGTACTGGGTCCGAGCGTCGAATTCAAGACTGCACGTTTCCCGGTTGGGGCAACGAGAACTGCGGTCATAGCGAAGACGTCGGCGTCACTTGCGGTTCACCAAATCCAGGCAAGTGGCACGcaatcctttctctttttctctttacgACGATTTTGGCGTTGCAGAATACGCGTTTGGCGGACAGAATGGCGACGGCTACGTTGTCTTCAATGAACTGTCGCCGTTCCGTCAACTGACGACGGTCGATATGAATACTCAATACGCAACAACAATTCAGTTCACGTTCAGCCTCGGAGCAAGTGGGTGCGACTCGGCAGAGAGCGGTGACGACGTCTATTTGAGTTATTCGAAGAACGGTGGCACCACGTGGACTCTAATCCAGGCGCTGAGTAAAATCTTGCCTTTGCTTTGGTTTCTCTAttgttttgacgtcgtctacGTTATAGGATACAACAGCTATAGAAGTGACACTTTCCTCAATATTTCAATGCCAGTCGATGCGCGAGGCAATGGAGTTCGCTTCCAATGGGCCCAGTATTCGAACGACGGTGCCGGACGTGATGTATGGCTCGTCAGCGATGTTATAATCGGCGGGAGGTACAAACAGTGAAAGTGTCTTTCTATGAATACAGTAGTTGACTTCTTTCTTCCAGCTGCGTTGATTATCCTTGTCAGAACAACGGAACGTGCACGGAAACCGGTCTCGGTCAGTACACTTGTTCGTGCAAGTTTGGCTTTAGCGGAAAACGGTGCGAGGTGGCCGTCAATCCGTGCGATGTAGGCCCGTGTCAGAATGGCGGAAATTGTACTCAGGGAAGGATCGGAACTGGCGGTAGGCAAACGAGATCGTCCTGACGAGCCtcaattattttaatttttctcacAGAATTCTTCTGCACTTGTACTCGAGCGTGGACTGGGCCTACGTGCGAAGTATCGCTCGACGCTTGCGTATCCTTGCcttgtcagaacggcggAACTTGTCGCGACTTGGCTCTTTATCCGCTACCGCAGTTCGACCCGAAATCGTGCGTCGGTCGATGCGGTCGATTTGTGCGAGGTCTCGACTGTCAGTGCGATTCGGCTTGTTCCGGATTTCAGGGAGTTTTTGGCTGCTGTGCCGACATCGCGACGTTCTGCGGCGTGAACGCGACGAGCTATCTGTGTTCATGTCCCTCAGGATACCGCGGTCACAATTGTGAATTGGTTGTCGACTACTGCGCCGCGACTCCGTGCATGAACAACGGAGTctgcacgtcgacgtcgaacagcTATACGTGCGCCTGCTCTGCAGGATTCACAGGCTCACAATGCCAAACGAACATCAACGAATGTGACTCGAACCCGTGTCAAAACAACGGCGTTTGCGAGGACAGAGTCGGCGTTTACCGCTGTCACTGCTTGCGCGGCTTTACAGGCGATTACTGCGAGAAACAAGTTGACTACTGCGCCGCCGGTCCGTGCGGAGCAGGATCGACGTGCGTATCGCTTGTCGGCGGACATCGTTGCGTCTGCGCCAGCGGATACACGGGACCAAACTGCACGACGATTGTCGACGTTTGccaatcgtcgccgtgtcgGAAtggcggcacgtgcgtcaACGTCATTGGATCTTATACGTGCGCCTGCGGCTCTCGCTACACGGGTCTTCAATGCGAAACGTACGTTTCTCGATGTCGACCGGGACTGTGCTTGAACGGAGCGACGTGCATCGACGACGGGCCCGGTAGCAGCAGCGTGACCTGTCAGTGCACGCCGGCCTATACAGGTTCCAAttgcggcgtcgtcgtcgatccgtgCGACTTTTCGCCGTGCCAAAACGGAACGTGTGTGTTCCTTGGGCCGTCTTCGTTTAGCTGCCGTTGTTTTGCCGGTTTTACTGGGAAATCTTGCGACGTCAACATTGACGAGTGTCAGTCGAATCCGTGCATGAACGGCGGCACTTGCCGTGACCTAGTCGACTCCTATCAATGCGATTGCCCTTCGGGCTACAACGGTTTGAACTGTCAGATCAACATCGACGACTGCGCCGCGTCGCCTTGCGTCAACGGCGGCACTTGCATTGATCTAATTGCCGACTACAGATGCCAATGCACGCAGGACTTCACTGGCCGAAATTGTACAATTGCTGTCGATTCGTGCGCGTCAAATCCTTGCGCaaacggcggaacgtgcgtGACCGGACTAGGCAACGTCGGTTATCGCTGCCGATGTGCTCAAGGATATAGGGGACAACAGTGCCAGACGGAACGTGATGAATGCGCAGAGGCGAATATCCTGCCGTGTCTgaacggcggaacgtgcgtAGATCACATCGGCTACTATTCTTGCTCGTGTATGGCGGGATATTCGGGATTGAGATGTCAGACCGACGTGAACGAGTGTCAATCGAGTccgtgtcaaaacggcggCAACTGCGTGGATAGCGTTAATATGTATACGTGCGACTGCAGATCGGGTACGACCGGTGGAAATTGCGAGACGATTGTCGACGCTTGCGTCTCGTCTCCATGCATGAACGAAGGAGTGTGCTTTTCGTCTCAAGGTCAATTCTCTTGCTCGTGCAAGGTTGGCTATAGTGGGAAGCAGTGCGAGACTCTTGTCGGTACGTGTCTGTCGAGTCCCTGCATGAACGGCGGGACGTGCGTCAATCTGCGAAGCGGAGCGTATCAGTGTCAATGTGCCTCTGGCTATACGGGTGTGAATTGCGAGCAAATGATTGATTTCTGTCAGCCGAATCCTTGTCAGTTTGGATCGACGTGTCAGAATCGTCTGCTCGGCTATTCTTGCCAGTGCGTCACTGGATACACTGGCGAGCATTGCGAtgtgaacgtcgacgattgcaCCTCGCATCCTTGTCAAAACGGTGGACGATGCATCGACGGAGTCAACTCGTACTCGTGCGATTGCACTGACGTTCCATTCACGGGAGATACCTGTCAAATTTCAACGACGGCTCAACCTACAACAGCCAAGCCAACGACTGCACAGCCTACAACGGCCAAACCGACAACGGCCGAGCCAACAACTTTGCGACCTACAACAGCTGAACCGACAACTGCGCAGCCTACGACGGCTCAGCCAACGACTGCGCAGCCCACAACGGCCAAGCCAACGACTCAACAACCTACAACGGCTAAACCGACAACTATGCAGCCTACGACGGCCAAGCCAACGACGCAGAAACCCACAACGGCGAAACCAACAACTGTGCAGCCAACGACGGCCAAGCCAACGACTCAGGAACCCACAACAGCTCAACCGACAACTATGCAGCCAACGACGGCCAAGCCAACGACTCTGGAACCCACAACGGCTAAGCCGACAACTGTGCAGCCTACAACGGCTAAGCCGAAGACTCAGGAACCTACCACAGCTAAACCGACAACTATGCAGCCTACAACGGCCAAGCCAATGACTCAGGAACCCACAACGGCTAAGCCGACGACTCAACAGCCTACAACCGGTAAACCAACAACTATGCGGCCTACGACGGCCAAGCCGACGACTCAACAGCCTACAACGGCTAAACCGACAACTATGCAGCCTAAAACAGCTAAACCGACAACTGAGCAGCCCGCAACCAAGGCAACTCAAAATCCTGAGCCTACAACGGCCAAACCGACAACTGCGCAGCCTGCAACTGCCGAGCCAACCAGGGCACAACCTATGACGACTACCAAACCTTCGACAGCTCAATCAACAACGGCACAGCCTGcaactgaaaagaaaaccagTCAGCcaactgaaaagaaaaccagTCAGCCAACCGAAGTTGTTGCGACAAGCACGACGTCGGCCTGCTCGGATCCTTGTTTCAATGAGGGCGTCTGTCGAAATGGACGTTGTGTGTGTCTGGCTGGATATACCGGGCCGTACTGTGAAGTACCGATCAACCCGTGCCTTGCAAGTCCTTGCGGCGAAAAGAGATACTGCAAGGCAGACagttcaaaagaaaatggtTACACGTGCGAGTGCCTGCCTGGTTACAAGGGCAACGGAAACGAGTGTACGAAGGTGACGTGCGACCAGTTGCCGTGCGAGAACAAGGGAGAATGCTCAACTCTGTCCACGGTTGTTCAATGCACTTGTCCTGAGGGTTTTAGCGGATACTACTGTGAAACTCCCATAGGAAAGACGGACACGACAACGGACGGCGGAAGCTCTGTACCAACGTGGGCGTATATCGTACTGGCCGTGGGTATCGTTCTGCTTATTGTTATTGTTGTTGCCGCCGTTGTTATTGTCAAAAAACGGACAGGCGGTAAGTACGTAATTAATCGCGCCGAGGCAGGTGGCGCGACCCAGTTTGTCAATCCCGTGTACGGAACGGCTCCGTTCGACGGAGCGGGATCCGAAGCCACTGCACCTATATCATTTGACCAGCCTATTGATGATAAAGATATTGATCCGTCGTCCTACGTCGTTGGGCCGGCGGATCAATAATAGGAACCGGAGGCAGTAACGACCCTATATGGTAGCTGTGCAACTTTATAGCTGAGTTGTTTTCTTGCGCGCTGTATGGCAGCTTAGTGTTTTGTCAAAAGTCCGTCTTTTTCTAATAAAGCATCTCAGGCTCTTTCTGATCCACGCGTGGATGCCATtcacgtcacgtgatcgcgtAGGGATACAAAGGGGCTACAAATGGTGTCtacgttcttcttcgttggcTTCGCCGTTCTCGCTTCTCTCTTCATTTCCTGCTTGTCGCTATCTGAAAATGTGacatttctcgtcgtcggcgactgGGGTGGAGTCGAAACGTCGCCCTACTCGACGTTCGCGGAAAGGCAAATGGCATCGTCGATGGGAAAAACAGCCAAAGcgatatcgtcgtcgtttcaaaTATCGCTGGGCGACAACTTCTATCATCGGGGCGtaaagaacgtcgacgatccgcGCTTTCAGCAGACATTCGAGGCAAGTTCTGGCTGATCCTCCCCCTCCATTTCGTATGGGCTTAGATGTGCTACGTTCGCACAGAACGTCTTCAAGGCTCCTTCTCTCCAATCTCCGTGGCTGGTTTTATTGGGAAATCACGACCACTACGGCAACGCTTCGGCTCAAATAGCGTACTCGAAAGTCAGCGACCGTTGGCATCTTCCCGATTTCTACTACACCAAGGTAATCGAAAAAATCCTATTAAatgttgattttttaattaaagttaTGTTATTTTCAGATATACCCAATCGATGACTTGGGCCACACGTTGCAGCTGGTTTTCATTGACGCGATTATTCTAGCTGGAAAGACGCATCCAAAGGTCCGCTCTTTTCCTCCATCTGGTCCGAAATCAAAGAGTTGGGCCGAAGAGGAGTGGGCGTGGATCGAGAAGACCTTGGCCGAGTCGACGGCCACGTGGCTTGTCGTCGCAGGCCACTATCCTGTCTTGTCGGCGGGCTTGCACGGTCCCACGCAGCTTCTTGTTCGTCGTTTGAAACCGTTGCTGGAAAAATACAATGCATCAGCGTTCGTAGAAAACCTCAGATTGAAGATTGATTGAGATATGTTTTTCTTGCGTAGATACTTTTCCGGTCATGAACACTGTTTGCAGCATATTCATGTGCCGCAAACCCGTACTCATTATTATGGAATTGGTACAGGAAGTTATGTGCAACGATGCACTAAGCATTACGTGAGTCGTTCATTTTTATTGTTATGTTGGATTTGTTTATATGTTTTATTAGCATACTCTTCCTGCCCATTCTATACGGTACGTTTGCGATAAAGGTAACTGTCGCGGTAGCTACGCTTCGGTATCAGTCACTGCAAAGTTGATGAAAATtgttatttattcattttcaCGTAAGACTTGATTCTCCAGCAGCATCGAATTGTGTAATGAGGGATGTTTTAGAACAAATTCTCTATGAAAATATTCACGCGAATCCTCGCAATTAGCTGAAGAAATTGTTTAAGT
The Oscarella lobularis chromosome 3, ooOscLobu1.1, whole genome shotgun sequence DNA segment above includes these coding regions:
- the LOC136185003 gene encoding tartrate-resistant acid phosphatase type 5-like encodes the protein MVSTFFFVGFAVLASLFISCLSLSENVTFLVVGDWGGVETSPYSTFAERQMASSMGKTAKAISSSFQISLGDNFYHRGVKNVDDPRFQQTFENVFKAPSLQSPWLVLLGNHDHYGNASAQIAYSKVSDRWHLPDFYYTKIYPIDDLGHTLQLVFIDAIILAGKTHPKVRSFPPSGPKSKSWAEEEWAWIEKTLAESTATWLVVAGHYPVLSAGLHGPTQLLVRRLKPLLEKYNASAYFSGHEHCLQHIHVPQTRTHYYGIGTGSYVQRCTKHYHTLPAHSIRYVCDKGNCRGSYASVSVTAKLMKIVIYSFSQQILYENIHANPRN